One region of Bacteroidales bacterium genomic DNA includes:
- the cysN gene encoding sulfate adenylyltransferase subunit CysN codes for MTTTPINIHDFLNQDQTKDLLRLLTAGSVDDGKSTLIGRLLFDSKKVYEDHLTSLEKDSKRIGHAGEFTDYALLLDGLKAEREQGITIDVAYRYFSTNKRKFIIADTPGHEQYTRNMVTGASTANLAIILIDATKGVITQTRRHTYLVSLLGIKHAVLAVNKMDLVDYDQKVFDNICADYRGFVSRLNIPDIDFIPLAALHGCNVVEKSDKMPWYNGKPLLEFLETVHIGSDRNFNDLRFPVQYVLRPDLSFRGFSGKVASGIIRKGDAVMALPSRKVSRVKEIITYDGNPEIAFPPQSVTITLEDEIDISRGEMLVHPDNLPKIERHFEAMMVWMDEEPMDLQKQYFLKHNSNGNKARIDQIRYRVDVNTLEKSTVDYLSLNEIGRVVITTVKPLLFDLYIKNRQTGSFILIDPITNNTSAVGMIIERVSTEEMPSRIADMDKARIDKGQGLIGDSEYQKRYNQQGATIWITGLHGSGKNELAFLLEKRLFDMGATVVVLEGSAVRSGLSRELDFTATDRAEHLRRVAHVCRLLNDQGIITICSFISPGEDIRQQVAGIIRPERFHLVFMDASLDYCQKNKPELYQKASEGKAVKVPGVDAVYEIPSNPVFTLKPEDNGLNPNRIIKFLREKGIFPVQ; via the coding sequence ATGACCACCACTCCAATAAACATCCACGATTTCCTTAACCAGGATCAAACGAAAGATCTACTACGGTTGCTCACCGCTGGCTCAGTTGATGACGGAAAATCAACTTTGATTGGACGATTGCTCTTTGATTCTAAAAAAGTGTACGAAGATCATCTGACTTCGCTTGAGAAAGACAGCAAACGCATTGGCCATGCAGGCGAGTTTACAGATTATGCATTGTTGCTGGATGGTTTGAAAGCCGAGCGCGAACAAGGCATCACCATTGATGTGGCTTACCGCTATTTCAGTACAAACAAGCGCAAGTTCATCATCGCCGATACGCCCGGCCATGAACAATATACCCGAAACATGGTCACAGGCGCCAGTACAGCCAACCTGGCCATCATCCTGATTGATGCCACCAAAGGGGTCATCACACAAACCAGGAGGCATACCTATTTGGTTTCGCTGCTGGGCATCAAACATGCGGTGCTGGCTGTAAACAAAATGGACCTCGTTGATTATGACCAGAAGGTGTTTGATAATATATGTGCCGATTACCGTGGTTTTGTATCCCGCCTCAACATTCCCGATATTGATTTCATCCCTCTTGCCGCGCTGCACGGCTGCAATGTGGTAGAAAAAAGCGATAAGATGCCCTGGTATAACGGCAAACCCTTGCTTGAGTTTCTTGAAACCGTGCATATTGGTTCCGACCGCAATTTCAACGACCTCAGGTTCCCGGTTCAATATGTGCTTCGACCCGATTTAAGTTTCCGCGGTTTTTCAGGAAAAGTGGCTTCAGGGATTATCCGCAAAGGCGATGCTGTCATGGCTTTGCCATCACGGAAGGTTTCCAGAGTAAAGGAAATCATAACTTATGATGGTAATCCTGAAATTGCATTCCCACCGCAGTCCGTTACCATCACCCTCGAAGATGAAATTGATATCTCCCGTGGTGAGATGCTGGTTCACCCGGATAACCTTCCTAAGATAGAACGACATTTTGAAGCCATGATGGTGTGGATGGACGAAGAGCCTATGGACCTTCAGAAGCAATACTTCCTGAAGCACAACAGCAATGGCAACAAAGCCCGCATTGACCAGATCCGCTACCGTGTAGATGTGAACACACTGGAGAAATCCACGGTGGATTACCTTTCGCTTAACGAAATAGGGCGGGTGGTGATCACAACTGTAAAACCACTGCTTTTCGATTTGTATATCAAAAACCGCCAGACAGGCTCGTTTATTCTTATTGACCCGATCACAAACAACACTTCCGCGGTTGGGATGATTATTGAAAGGGTGAGCACCGAAGAAATGCCTTCACGGATTGCCGATATGGACAAGGCAAGGATTGACAAAGGGCAGGGCCTTATCGGTGACTCAGAATACCAGAAACGCTACAACCAGCAGGGCGCTACCATCTGGATCACCGGTTTGCATGGTAGTGGAAAAAACGAACTGGCATTTTTGCTTGAGAAAAGACTCTTTGATATGGGCGCCACCGTTGTTGTGCTCGAAGGCAGCGCCGTGCGCTCCGGCCTCTCCCGTGAACTCGATTTCACTGCCACCGACCGTGCCGAACACCTCCGTCGTGTAGCCCACGTTTGTCGCCTGCTCAACGACCAGGGAATTATCACCATCTGTTCGTTTATCTCGCCCGGCGAAGATATCCGTCAACAGGTAGCCGGTATTATCCGGCCCGAACGCTTCCACTTGGTATTTATGGATGCCAGCCTCGACTACTGTCAGAAAAACAAACCCGAATTATATCAAAAAGCATCCGAAGGCAAAGCCGTCAAGGTGCCCGGAGTAGATGCCGTTTACGAAATACCTTCAAATCCAGTTTTCACCCTCAAACCCGAAGATAATGGCCTTAACCCCAACCGCATCATAAAGTTTTTGCGGGAGAAGGGGATTTTTCCGGTGCAATAA